A single Candidatus Thalassolituus haligoni DNA region contains:
- a CDS encoding sulfite exporter TauE/SafE family protein, whose translation MDILLYILAGAGVGFIVGLTGIGGGALMTPLLLLFGFPAHIAVGTDLMYASITKASGAISHHRQGHVNWSILRKLAVGSITAALITGVVLDQFFDDPEQYSHILTNVLGAMLLFTACTIVFRTTLQHWSSRLIGDNPTRIGHLTIAMGVILGVLVTLSSVGAGAIGTAILMILYPALRSTNVVGTDIAHAVPLTLAAGLIHLYLGNIDFMLLGALLIGSIPAIQVSSRLARHIPENILRSLLASLLFGLGIKYALF comes from the coding sequence ATGGACATTCTGTTATATATCCTCGCCGGCGCTGGCGTCGGTTTTATTGTTGGTCTGACTGGCATCGGCGGTGGCGCACTGATGACGCCGTTGCTACTGCTGTTTGGCTTTCCAGCCCACATCGCGGTTGGCACTGACCTGATGTATGCCTCAATCACCAAGGCCTCTGGCGCAATATCCCACCACCGGCAAGGCCATGTGAACTGGAGCATTCTGCGCAAGCTGGCTGTCGGCAGTATAACCGCAGCCCTGATCACAGGTGTGGTACTGGACCAATTCTTTGACGATCCCGAGCAATACAGCCACATTCTGACCAATGTTCTGGGTGCCATGTTGCTGTTTACCGCTTGCACTATCGTATTCCGTACTACTCTCCAGCACTGGTCCAGCCGCCTGATTGGCGACAACCCGACTCGCATCGGCCACCTGACCATCGCCATGGGGGTTATTCTGGGTGTATTGGTGACGCTGTCGTCAGTAGGAGCAGGAGCTATTGGCACAGCAATCCTGATGATTCTTTACCCGGCACTGCGCTCAACCAATGTCGTTGGCACCGATATCGCCCACGCCGTTCCACTTACCCTTGCGGCAGGCCTGATACATCTTTATCTGGGTAACATTGATTTTATGTTATTAGGTGCCCTGTTGATTGGCTCTATTCCCGCAATACAGGTATCCAGTCGTCTGGCGCGACACATTCCGGAAAATATTCTGCGCAGCCTGCTTGCCAGCCTGCTGTTCGGGCTAGGCATTAAATATGCGTTGTTCTGA
- a CDS encoding DUF72 domain-containing protein, which yields MWFLPQWKGQLLSTDQSSTTALAEYSQVFQSVEGNTTFYGLPESVRLRQWLDLTTDTFRFCFKLPRTISHTPDLVAALQGLPGRDLAAFIDVILAHAPDKLGVLMLQLPGQFDASRTGQLLEALDLLLGGSFSAGLPLRVAVECRHRSFFDKTDHEPRLLRALSDRRVDRVVFDTRGLMADQGTAAALLDAQSKKPAMPVHPIATGDCPVVRFIGHPRYEDNLRYFQQWQQKLTQWQQQGKSPYIFWHTVGNHDVPQVHRRLMADYWHQAVTWPGEQGINQTADLWG from the coding sequence ATGTGGTTTTTACCACAATGGAAAGGGCAATTGCTCTCGACCGATCAATCCAGTACCACGGCATTGGCGGAATACAGCCAGGTCTTCCAGTCAGTGGAGGGTAATACGACATTTTACGGTTTGCCGGAGTCGGTACGTCTCAGGCAGTGGCTGGATTTAACCACGGATACATTTCGTTTTTGCTTCAAACTCCCCCGTACAATCAGCCATACACCAGACCTGGTGGCGGCATTGCAAGGGCTGCCAGGTCGCGATCTGGCGGCTTTTATTGATGTAATACTGGCACATGCGCCAGATAAACTGGGTGTGCTGATGTTGCAGCTTCCGGGGCAGTTTGATGCCTCCCGAACCGGGCAGTTGCTGGAGGCTCTGGATCTCTTGCTGGGCGGCAGCTTCAGCGCTGGATTACCACTCCGTGTTGCCGTTGAATGTCGCCACCGGTCGTTTTTCGATAAAACGGATCATGAACCACGTTTGTTGCGAGCACTGTCGGATCGGCGGGTTGACCGGGTGGTGTTTGATACCCGTGGGCTGATGGCTGATCAGGGCACTGCCGCTGCGTTACTGGACGCCCAGTCTAAAAAGCCTGCCATGCCAGTACATCCGATTGCTACCGGTGATTGTCCGGTCGTGCGATTTATAGGTCATCCTCGTTATGAAGACAATCTGCGCTATTTTCAGCAGTGGCAGCAGAAGTTGACCCAATGGCAGCAGCAGGGAAAGTCTCCCTATATTTTCTGGCACACAGTCGGCAACCACGATGTGCCGCAGGTACACCGACGCCTGATGGCAGACTACTGGCATCAAGCGGTAACCTGGCCGGGGGAGCAAGGCATCAACCAGACCGCCGATTTGTGGGGTTGA